Proteins from a genomic interval of Bdellovibrionales bacterium:
- a CDS encoding methylmalonyl-CoA mutase family protein — translation MSSSPIKTPVRFITAASLFDGHDASINIIRRILQDQGAEVIHLGHNRSVRDVVVAALQEGAQGIAISSYQGGHMEYFKYMKDLLKEAGAPYVKIYGGGGGVIVHEEKAELEKYGIAQIFHPDDGRRLGLEGMARTMMEGANFSLSSVADLSLVTQSEYSDYNEIEKHDPIPHWELGLALSALEESLSGAPKGLVDLTSLERFKRKSGGTPPVLGITGTGGAGKSSLIDELAQRFLNCHPGIKIGIICVDPTKQKTGGALLGDRIRMNSLSRPGTFMRSVASRGSGNEIARSLPVFLDFLKKYDFDLLIAESSGIGQASTAITQVADASLYVMTSEFGAPSQLEKIDMIDYADLIAINKADHRGSQDALRDVEKQFRRSRKKFDQEENLPIYLTQASNFNDEGVNTLFFGINEVLKRKNKEGKSWSLPSSSTTELRGVQKQTIVPSDRQNYLAEIVSKIRSYKKRTKEVSSKASQLGSLFRLQEFFSKDKFEACRQDFESGFHSDELALLKSWDQLEKVYSGTDLVYTVRDQQTRQPLTRKSLSGLPIPRVIFPEITDWGDRFKFLREEHLPGYFPYTAGVFPLKREGEDPIRQFAGEGSPLRTNRRFHFLSKDSEVKRLSTAFDSVTLYGQDPDLRPDIFGKVGESGVSVASLEDMKKLYAGFDLCDPKTSVSMTINGPAPMILAFFFNTAIDQQIEKHEKELMRKLTKEEHQSISDATLRTVRGTVQADILKEDQGQNTCIFSIDFALKMMGDIQQFFVDKDVRNFYSVSISGYHIAEAGANPITQLALTLSNAFTYVEYYLSRGMKIDDFASSLSFFFSNGLDAEYTVIGRVARRIWSVAMRDVYQGNERSQKLKYHIQTSGRSLHAQEIDFNDIRTTLQALLAINDNCNSLHTNAYDEAITTPTEESVRRAQAIQMIINYEYGLSKNENPSQGSYFIKWLTDEVEEAVLAEFLRINERGGVLGAMETQYQRSKIQEESLHYEHLKHSGQLPIIGVNTFIDSKTLDESYSPPPIKMARATREEKLSQLDEVESFKNINHDRVEVALRELRETALCGGNIFVALMSAARCCSLYQMSQALFEVGGQYRRNI, via the coding sequence GTGAGTTCTTCTCCAATAAAAACCCCTGTGCGCTTTATCACTGCGGCTTCCCTCTTTGATGGTCATGATGCCAGTATCAATATCATCAGAAGAATTTTGCAAGATCAGGGGGCCGAGGTTATTCACCTGGGTCATAATCGTTCTGTCCGTGATGTGGTCGTCGCAGCCCTACAGGAGGGAGCTCAAGGCATTGCGATAAGCTCCTATCAGGGCGGTCACATGGAATATTTCAAATATATGAAGGACCTTCTGAAGGAGGCGGGCGCTCCCTACGTGAAGATCTATGGGGGCGGTGGTGGTGTCATCGTTCATGAAGAGAAAGCAGAATTAGAAAAATATGGAATCGCCCAGATTTTTCATCCTGACGATGGACGTCGACTTGGCCTTGAGGGAATGGCAAGGACGATGATGGAGGGGGCCAATTTTTCTTTGTCTTCGGTAGCGGATTTGTCCTTGGTGACCCAATCGGAATATTCGGACTATAATGAGATCGAGAAACATGACCCGATTCCTCATTGGGAATTGGGTCTCGCCCTATCGGCGCTAGAAGAAAGCTTGTCGGGAGCCCCTAAGGGGTTAGTTGACTTAACTTCGTTAGAAAGGTTCAAGAGAAAATCGGGAGGGACGCCTCCGGTTCTCGGCATTACGGGTACGGGAGGAGCTGGAAAGTCGAGTTTAATTGATGAACTGGCGCAGAGATTTTTGAACTGCCACCCTGGGATCAAGATCGGGATTATCTGTGTCGATCCAACCAAGCAAAAAACGGGTGGAGCTTTGTTGGGCGATAGAATTCGAATGAATTCTTTGAGTCGACCCGGGACTTTTATGCGCTCAGTGGCCTCGCGTGGATCGGGAAATGAAATTGCAAGATCACTTCCGGTATTTTTGGATTTTCTAAAAAAATATGATTTTGATTTGTTGATTGCTGAGAGTTCCGGGATCGGGCAGGCGTCAACGGCGATCACACAAGTTGCAGACGCAAGTCTGTATGTCATGACATCAGAATTTGGCGCCCCGAGCCAGCTCGAAAAAATAGACATGATTGATTACGCCGATCTTATCGCGATTAACAAAGCCGACCATCGTGGCTCACAGGACGCACTCCGTGATGTTGAGAAGCAGTTTCGGCGATCGCGAAAAAAATTCGACCAGGAAGAAAATCTTCCTATCTATCTGACTCAGGCCTCTAATTTTAACGATGAGGGAGTGAATACTCTTTTCTTCGGGATCAACGAGGTCTTGAAGCGTAAAAATAAGGAGGGAAAAAGCTGGTCTTTGCCTTCGTCGTCAACGACTGAGCTTCGAGGAGTTCAAAAACAAACGATCGTTCCTTCCGATCGTCAAAACTATCTGGCTGAAATAGTATCAAAGATTCGCAGTTACAAGAAAAGAACCAAGGAAGTTTCAAGCAAGGCGAGCCAATTGGGCTCTCTCTTTCGCCTCCAAGAGTTTTTTTCAAAGGACAAATTTGAAGCTTGTCGTCAGGATTTCGAGAGCGGGTTTCATTCAGATGAATTGGCTTTGCTTAAAAGTTGGGATCAATTGGAGAAAGTGTATTCCGGGACCGATCTTGTTTACACGGTTCGAGATCAGCAGACAAGGCAGCCGCTGACTCGCAAGAGCTTGAGTGGGCTGCCAATCCCACGAGTTATTTTTCCAGAGATAACTGATTGGGGAGACAGATTTAAATTTTTGCGTGAGGAGCATCTTCCTGGTTATTTTCCTTACACAGCGGGAGTGTTTCCTTTAAAGAGAGAGGGAGAAGATCCAATTCGGCAATTTGCTGGAGAGGGCTCGCCCCTTCGAACCAATCGGCGTTTTCATTTTCTGAGCAAGGATTCAGAGGTTAAGCGTTTGTCGACAGCTTTTGACAGCGTGACTTTGTACGGCCAGGATCCTGATCTTCGTCCGGATATATTTGGAAAAGTTGGGGAAAGCGGGGTCAGTGTCGCTTCACTTGAGGATATGAAAAAACTTTATGCAGGTTTTGATCTGTGTGATCCTAAGACAAGTGTGAGCATGACAATAAACGGACCTGCTCCTATGATTTTAGCCTTCTTTTTTAATACGGCGATTGATCAGCAAATCGAAAAGCATGAGAAGGAGTTGATGAGAAAGCTGACCAAGGAGGAACATCAAAGCATATCTGATGCGACGCTTCGTACAGTCAGAGGAACGGTTCAAGCAGATATTTTAAAGGAAGATCAGGGACAAAACACCTGTATCTTTTCGATCGATTTTGCGCTGAAGATGATGGGGGATATTCAACAGTTTTTTGTTGATAAGGACGTCCGAAATTTCTACTCGGTGAGCATTTCTGGTTATCATATCGCTGAAGCCGGAGCGAACCCAATCACTCAGCTGGCTCTTACCTTGAGCAATGCTTTCACTTATGTTGAATATTATCTTTCGAGAGGGATGAAAATTGATGATTTTGCTTCGAGTCTGTCCTTTTTCTTTTCCAATGGACTGGACGCAGAATATACGGTTATCGGTCGTGTCGCGAGAAGAATTTGGTCGGTGGCGATGCGTGATGTTTATCAGGGAAATGAGCGATCTCAGAAATTGAAATATCATATCCAGACGAGTGGGCGCTCTCTTCATGCTCAAGAGATAGACTTTAACGACATTCGGACCACACTTCAGGCGCTTTTGGCTATTAATGATAATTGCAATTCGCTTCATACAAATGCTTATGATGAGGCCATCACGACGCCGACAGAAGAGTCGGTCAGGAGGGCTCAGGCGATCCAGATGATCATTAACTATGAATATGGCCTCTCTAAAAATGAAAATCCGAGTCAGGGAAGCTATTTTATCAAATGGTTAACAGACGAGGTGGAGGAGGCCGTGTTGGCTGAGTTTTTGAGAATCAATGAGCGCGGGGGCGTATTGGGTGCAATGGAAACTCAATACCAGCGGTCAAAGATTCAGGAGGAATCACTCCACTATGAGCATCTCAAGCATTCGGGACAGTTGCCGATTATTGGTGTCAACACTTTCATCGATTCAAAAACCCTGGATGAGAGCTATTCTCCCCCACCAATTAAAATGGCACGTGCGACTCGAGAGGAAAAGCTTTCGCAGTTGGACGAAGTGGAGTCCTTTAAAAATATAAATCACGATCGGGTGGAAGTGGCATTAAGAGAGTTGAGGGAAACAGCTTTGTGTGGTGGAAATATATTTGTGGCTTTGATGTCCGCAGCAAGATGTTGCAGTTTGTATCAGATGAGTCAGGCTTTGTTTGAAGTGGGTGGACAGTACCGGCGCAATATTTGA